A genomic stretch from Sulfurovum riftiae includes:
- a CDS encoding phosphomannomutase/phosphoglucomutase: MSIPSSIFREYDIRGIYEKELNEQSVKLIGYYLGQKIGGNKMVSIGYDARSHSPILRDYLTSGLNAAGCTVLDMGMVATPVNYFSNYQPLSVLMEDPSTIDHRPSTMIDGSIMITGSHNPSEYNGFKITLDKSPFFGEQIYALGREIIADQNKVIPDNTEKIDIDVKTPYIDFMVKEFSAIKGLDKKIVIDCGNGVADTVITKIFDALEFNYTGLYCEPDGTFPNHHPDPSEEKNLADVKAALEEEGDIAFAYDGDADRIAVLTHKHNIKGDQMALLYAMKMENPTVIGEVKCSQVMYDELERRGAKAIMYKTGHSNLKVKMKETGAELACEVSGHIFFKHRYFGYDDAIYATLRMLELIADGIDLDKEIEALPTVYSTEELKVETTEEEKFAIIDKVKELLENPPSDFPAIQNIIDVDGVRINFEKGWGLVRASNTTPVLVTRFESTDEALAKEYEEKVNELIKAAKALL; the protein is encoded by the coding sequence ATGTCGATCCCTTCTTCCATTTTCAGAGAATACGATATTCGGGGCATTTACGAAAAAGAGCTTAATGAACAAAGCGTAAAACTCATCGGCTATTACCTGGGTCAGAAAATTGGAGGAAACAAAATGGTTTCCATCGGTTACGATGCCCGCTCGCATTCCCCTATTTTGAGAGATTATCTCACCTCCGGCCTCAATGCCGCCGGATGTACGGTTCTCGATATGGGCATGGTAGCCACCCCTGTCAACTATTTCAGCAACTACCAACCTCTCTCTGTTCTAATGGAAGATCCATCGACCATCGACCATCGACCATCGACCATGATCGATGGCTCGATCATGATCACCGGCTCCCATAACCCTTCCGAATACAACGGCTTCAAGATTACTCTGGACAAATCTCCATTTTTCGGTGAACAGATCTATGCTCTGGGCAGAGAGATCATTGCCGATCAAAACAAGGTCATCCCTGACAATACAGAGAAGATCGACATTGATGTCAAAACACCCTACATCGATTTCATGGTCAAAGAGTTCTCTGCCATTAAAGGCCTTGACAAGAAGATCGTTATCGACTGCGGGAACGGTGTAGCTGATACGGTCATCACCAAAATATTCGATGCCCTGGAATTCAATTACACCGGTCTCTACTGCGAACCGGACGGTACCTTTCCCAACCACCATCCTGACCCATCAGAAGAAAAAAACCTTGCAGATGTCAAAGCTGCCTTGGAAGAAGAGGGGGACATTGCTTTTGCCTATGACGGAGATGCCGACAGAATTGCAGTACTGACACATAAGCATAATATCAAAGGTGACCAGATGGCACTGCTGTATGCCATGAAAATGGAGAACCCCACTGTCATCGGTGAGGTCAAGTGTTCCCAGGTCATGTACGACGAACTCGAACGCCGCGGTGCAAAAGCCATCATGTACAAGACCGGCCACTCCAACCTCAAAGTAAAAATGAAAGAGACCGGTGCAGAACTCGCCTGTGAGGTCAGCGGACACATCTTCTTCAAACACCGCTATTTCGGATACGATGATGCCATCTATGCCACACTGAGAATGCTCGAACTGATCGCTGACGGTATCGACCTTGACAAAGAGATAGAAGCACTCCCTACGGTCTATTCGACCGAAGAGCTGAAAGTGGAGACCACGGAAGAGGAGAAGTTCGCCATCATTGACAAGGTCAAAGAGCTTCTTGAAAATCCCCCTTCCGACTTCCCTGCTATTCAAAACATCATCGATGTCGACGGTGTACGCATCAATTTTGAAAAAGGATGGGGACTGGTACGTGCTTCCAACACCACACCTGTACTCGTCACACGTTTCGAATCGACGGATGAAGCACTGGCAAAAGAATATGAAGAGAAAGTCAATGAACTGATCAAGGCTGCGAAGGCATTACTATGA
- a CDS encoding glucose-6-phosphate isomerase: MINRLYFTSNNKQIQQHAFEAIKEEQNTIGYYALPEQDITPVSAYCQTIPEEIRTIVVIGIGGSSLGAKAIYEFVRPVKKLKRKLYFFESTDPINITTLLSKIDLKTTHFLVISKSGTTVETFSIYKYIYSLHNDPKAYTFITDPGSPLEQYAQSIQASILHLPNNVGGRFSVLSTVGLVPLALCGIDIQALLKGAQVVKESFFNEGYLKDTLLKKAVYYAKNHAQYHINCLFAYSESLKYFCEWYVQLWGESLGKHQRHSAFHVGLTPIGLIGPKDQHSFLQLIMEGTRDKSVTFIKIEDFNDRITIPDITLPHLESLDVLNGLPFEKLINMQCDSVMEALLNEKDIPIDSIIIPKTDEENIGSLIFYYELLTSLVGELIDVNTYDQPGVEAGKIILKKKLEDNIQKLEQKNSG, translated from the coding sequence ATGATCAATAGACTCTACTTCACTTCCAATAACAAGCAGATACAGCAACATGCGTTTGAAGCCATCAAAGAAGAACAAAATACGATCGGATACTATGCCCTTCCCGAGCAGGATATCACGCCTGTATCGGCATACTGCCAAACTATTCCGGAAGAGATAAGAACGATCGTTGTTATCGGCATCGGCGGTAGCTCACTGGGTGCAAAAGCGATCTATGAATTCGTCAGACCGGTCAAAAAACTCAAAAGAAAACTCTATTTCTTTGAAAGTACGGACCCTATCAACATTACTACACTTCTTTCAAAGATCGATCTTAAAACAACACATTTTCTCGTTATTTCAAAGTCAGGTACGACGGTGGAGACCTTCTCTATTTATAAATATATCTACTCACTCCATAATGATCCCAAAGCCTATACCTTCATTACCGACCCCGGTTCTCCGTTGGAACAGTACGCGCAAAGCATTCAGGCATCCATACTCCACTTACCCAATAATGTAGGCGGACGCTTTTCTGTCCTTTCGACGGTAGGACTTGTCCCTCTTGCACTCTGCGGTATAGATATTCAAGCTCTTCTAAAGGGTGCCCAGGTTGTCAAAGAGAGCTTTTTCAATGAGGGATATCTCAAAGATACACTTTTGAAAAAAGCCGTCTATTATGCGAAAAATCATGCCCAGTATCACATCAACTGTCTCTTCGCCTATTCCGAATCGCTCAAGTATTTCTGTGAATGGTATGTACAACTCTGGGGAGAGAGTCTTGGAAAACACCAGCGCCATTCCGCCTTCCATGTCGGGCTGACCCCCATCGGGCTCATCGGCCCCAAAGACCAGCACTCCTTTTTGCAGCTCATTATGGAGGGAACACGTGACAAATCGGTCACCTTCATCAAAATAGAAGATTTTAACGACCGCATCACCATTCCAGATATCACACTGCCGCACCTTGAATCACTGGACGTTCTGAACGGCCTTCCGTTTGAAAAACTCATCAATATGCAGTGCGATTCCGTCATGGAAGCCCTGCTCAACGAAAAAGATATCCCCATAGACTCCATCATCATCCCAAAAACAGATGAGGAAAATATTGGTTCTCTCATTTTTTACTATGAACTCCTCACCTCTCTGGTCGGAGAACTCATCGATGTCAATACCTATGATCAGCCGGGAGTTGAAGCAGGGAAGATCATTTTAAAAAAGAAACTTGAAGACAATATTCAAAAACTGGAACAAAAAAATAGTGGATAA
- the gmhB gene encoding D-glycero-beta-D-manno-heptose 1,7-bisphosphate 7-phosphatase: protein MDNLNYQPSFQKALFLDRDGIINVDHGYVSKIKDFEFVEGIFDLVKLFSKTGYLIFIVTNQSGIGRGYYSEEDFSRLTQWMKKKFQENGIQIEGIYYCPHAPDANCNCRKPKTGMIEEALKSYPLDLSASWVIGDKQSDIDLADAAHIGHSIAIGNRKIENAEYNFSSINECKRFLEENPAIINA, encoded by the coding sequence GTGGATAACTTAAATTATCAACCATCATTTCAAAAAGCCCTCTTTCTTGACCGTGACGGAATCATTAATGTGGACCATGGGTATGTCTCCAAAATAAAGGATTTTGAATTTGTTGAGGGAATCTTCGATCTTGTCAAACTCTTTTCCAAGACCGGCTATTTGATCTTTATTGTAACAAACCAGTCCGGCATCGGGCGTGGTTACTACAGCGAAGAGGATTTCTCAAGACTGACACAGTGGATGAAAAAAAAATTTCAGGAAAACGGTATACAGATTGAAGGGATCTACTACTGCCCACACGCTCCTGATGCAAACTGTAATTGCCGAAAGCCTAAAACAGGCATGATCGAAGAGGCATTAAAGAGCTACCCGCTGGACCTTTCAGCTTCCTGGGTGATCGGAGACAAGCAGAGTGATATCGATCTTGCCGATGCAGCGCATATAGGCCACTCCATTGCAATAGGAAACAGAAAAATCGAAAATGCAGAATATAATTTCTCTTCCATCAATGAATGTAAACGATTTTTAGAGGAAAATCCAGCTATAATAAATGCATGA
- the rfaD gene encoding ADP-glyceromanno-heptose 6-epimerase, with product MKYNDIDFNDKTILITGGAGFIGSNLAFYFQENFPESTIVVFDKFRSEERFSNGNLKSFGHYKNLIGFHGDIICGDINSKDDMQLLEKYDFDYIFHEAAISDTRVYDQEVIMQTNVNSFYDILEMARKKNAVLVYASSAATYGSQPSPQTVGMEGPENPYGFSKYAMDQIAYRYMKEYPEMTIVGLKYFNVYGSREFFKDKTASTVIQFGHQILSGKAPRLFEGSDRIVRDFIYIKDVIQANIKACTPKKNGVYNVGTSKPRSFQDIADILQKELGTDYGTEYFPNPFTGYQMHTQADISTSREYLGFEPEWELEEGIRDYIEEIKTIYDTEVADG from the coding sequence ATGAAATACAACGATATAGACTTTAATGACAAAACCATACTGATCACTGGCGGTGCCGGATTTATCGGCTCCAATCTGGCATTTTATTTTCAGGAGAACTTTCCTGAGAGTACCATCGTCGTTTTTGACAAGTTCCGCAGCGAAGAGAGATTTTCCAACGGCAACCTGAAAAGTTTCGGGCACTACAAGAACCTCATCGGGTTTCACGGAGACATCATCTGCGGAGACATCAACTCCAAAGATGATATGCAGCTGCTTGAAAAGTATGATTTTGACTACATCTTCCATGAAGCGGCCATTTCCGATACCAGAGTCTATGACCAGGAAGTCATTATGCAGACAAATGTCAACAGCTTTTACGACATACTGGAGATGGCAAGAAAGAAGAATGCAGTACTTGTCTATGCCTCTTCGGCGGCAACCTACGGTTCACAGCCCTCTCCACAGACTGTTGGTATGGAAGGGCCGGAAAACCCTTACGGTTTCAGCAAATATGCCATGGACCAGATCGCCTACCGCTATATGAAAGAGTACCCGGAAATGACCATCGTCGGACTTAAATACTTCAATGTCTACGGCTCCAGAGAATTCTTCAAGGATAAAACTGCCTCCACAGTCATCCAGTTCGGACATCAGATACTTTCAGGGAAAGCACCCAGACTTTTTGAAGGCAGCGACAGGATCGTAAGAGATTTCATTTACATCAAAGATGTGATACAGGCGAACATCAAAGCCTGTACTCCGAAAAAGAACGGTGTATACAATGTAGGGACTTCCAAACCAAGAAGTTTTCAGGACATTGCGGACATTCTGCAAAAAGAACTGGGGACGGACTATGGTACAGAATACTTCCCCAATCCCTTTACAGGATACCAGATGCATACGCAGGCGGATATCTCCACCTCAAGAGAATATCTCGGGTTTGAACCGGAATGGGAACTCGAAGAGGGGATCAGGGACTATATAGAAGAGATCAAAACCATCTACGATACAGAAGTGGCTGATGGATAA
- the rfaE1 gene encoding D-glycero-beta-D-manno-heptose-7-phosphate kinase: MDKIRAKKANIAVVGDLMIDHYIWGSCERISPEAPVQVLEVKKESNVLGGAGNVINNLIALDSQVSVYTVLGDDANATLTEALLNEAGADCHAVIRQHERVTTKKSRVIASNQQIIRFDDESREDISLNSQHALLTDLQKNIFSYDAVLLSDYGKGVLTPNLTRDIISLANAHNKPVLVDPKGADYSKYTGATLLTPNKKEASLATGIELDNSEALEEAGYKLKNEFSLTYSIITLSEEGIAIFNDEMRIIPTVAREVYDVTGAGDTVLAALGIALASGLDINQACEFANKAAAIVVAKVGSATATLNEIEEYEHSLNKGQAESKIKDFAQIERISKRLRAQGRKVIFTNGCFDILHRGHATYLQKAKEMGDFLIVGLNSDESIRRLKGSSRPVNDLEDRAFLLAALESVDYVVPFTEDTPYELIKRVLPDVLVKGADYEGKKVVGSDIAKEVKLISFVEGKSTSSLIEKISGSTC, translated from the coding sequence ATGGATAAGATAAGGGCTAAAAAAGCAAATATCGCTGTTGTGGGCGATCTGATGATAGACCACTATATCTGGGGAAGCTGTGAACGCATCTCTCCTGAAGCTCCGGTACAGGTACTTGAGGTAAAGAAAGAGAGCAATGTGCTTGGGGGTGCCGGGAATGTCATTAACAACCTCATTGCCCTGGACAGCCAGGTTTCTGTCTATACCGTACTGGGAGATGATGCAAATGCCACCCTTACTGAAGCACTATTGAATGAAGCCGGTGCAGACTGTCATGCAGTGATCCGCCAGCATGAGCGTGTAACGACAAAAAAAAGCCGGGTGATCGCTTCCAATCAGCAGATCATCCGTTTCGATGATGAGAGCAGAGAAGATATTTCCCTAAACTCTCAGCACGCTCTGTTAACAGACCTTCAGAAAAACATCTTCTCCTACGATGCTGTCCTGCTTTCTGATTATGGGAAAGGTGTACTGACACCCAATCTCACCAGAGACATCATCTCTCTTGCGAATGCACATAACAAGCCGGTACTCGTTGACCCAAAGGGTGCGGACTACAGCAAATATACCGGGGCTACACTGCTCACCCCCAATAAAAAAGAGGCTTCCCTCGCCACAGGTATCGAACTCGATAACAGCGAAGCACTTGAAGAAGCAGGCTACAAGCTCAAAAACGAATTCTCTCTGACCTACAGCATCATTACTCTAAGTGAAGAGGGTATCGCTATTTTCAATGATGAAATGCGCATCATCCCTACGGTAGCCAGAGAAGTGTATGATGTCACAGGTGCCGGAGATACGGTTCTGGCAGCACTTGGTATTGCCCTGGCCAGCGGGCTTGACATAAATCAGGCCTGTGAATTCGCCAACAAGGCTGCAGCCATCGTTGTTGCCAAAGTAGGTTCGGCTACCGCTACACTCAATGAGATAGAAGAGTATGAACACTCGCTGAACAAGGGACAGGCAGAGAGCAAGATAAAAGACTTTGCACAGATCGAACGTATCTCCAAAAGGCTTAGAGCCCAAGGCAGAAAGGTGATCTTCACCAACGGCTGCTTTGACATTCTTCACCGGGGACATGCGACCTACCTTCAAAAAGCCAAGGAGATGGGAGATTTCCTGATCGTCGGACTCAACAGTGATGAGAGCATCAGACGGCTCAAAGGTTCCTCCAGACCGGTGAATGATCTTGAGGACAGAGCCTTCCTTCTGGCTGCACTTGAAAGTGTCGATTATGTCGTGCCTTTTACGGAAGATACCCCTTATGAGCTGATCAAACGCGTCCTTCCGGATGTTCTGGTCAAAGGAGCCGACTATGAAGGCAAAAAGGTAGTGGGAAGTGACATTGCCAAAGAGGTCAAACTTATCAGCTTTGTGGAAGGGAAAAGCACCTCTTCGCTTATTGAAAAGATCTCTGGAAGTACTTGCTGA
- a CDS encoding ABC transporter ATP-binding protein: protein MKQLIKYFLPYILNYKKEFILAILGMIAVAVGTTLSAHLLKPVLDDIFINKDQEMLKLIPFAIVGVFMLKSAGRFVQTYYTVYIGDDIVRKLRDRLARHLMYQDIEYLNRMRSGELLSRVTNDINRIQTVVSSMIPTLMVKSMLIVTLTSYVIYQSPKLAFYFLVIMPLALLPLQILARKMKKYSKRSQESNSDLTSRLTEIFNNIEVIKSSSSQEYEYKRFAKENMNFFQLAIKQMKINALVGPTLEVFGSVAIAIAIYVGALQVIHDEITVGTFFAFVTALFMLYDPIKVLSNIHNLIQDAVAATERMSELFESMPTIISGDKKLEHIDNVVFHKVSLDYGEKKALENVDLEAEKGKVYALVGDSGAGKSSFVNLLVRFYEPTSGELLINGVNISEYTLDSLHQKIAYVTQRIYIFQDTILANVAYGSQPDEEEVINALKKAQAWEFVKEMEEGIHTVLDEFGVNLSGGQRQRIALARALYKSPEILILDEATSALDNKSEKAIQKALETIKNEMITFIVAHRLSTVEKADTIFLFEAGQIIDRGSYNELLERSSAFRRLANKDQ, encoded by the coding sequence ATGAAGCAACTCATAAAATATTTTCTGCCCTATATACTCAACTATAAAAAAGAGTTTATCCTTGCCATACTCGGTATGATCGCCGTTGCAGTAGGTACGACACTCTCTGCCCATCTTCTGAAACCTGTACTGGATGACATCTTCATTAACAAAGACCAGGAGATGCTTAAGCTTATCCCGTTTGCGATCGTCGGTGTTTTCATGTTGAAATCCGCAGGTCGTTTTGTTCAGACATACTATACTGTCTACATTGGTGATGATATCGTACGAAAGCTGCGTGACAGACTGGCACGTCATTTGATGTATCAGGACATCGAGTATCTCAATCGAATGCGCAGCGGTGAGCTTCTCAGCCGCGTGACCAATGATATCAACCGTATTCAGACAGTGGTCTCGTCCATGATCCCTACGCTGATGGTCAAATCCATGCTGATCGTGACACTGACATCCTACGTGATCTATCAGAGTCCGAAGCTGGCTTTCTATTTTCTGGTCATTATGCCGTTGGCACTCCTGCCGCTTCAGATCCTGGCCCGAAAAATGAAGAAGTATTCCAAGCGCTCCCAGGAGAGCAACTCCGATCTTACTTCACGTCTGACGGAGATCTTCAACAATATCGAAGTGATAAAATCAAGCTCTTCCCAGGAGTACGAATATAAGCGTTTTGCCAAAGAGAATATGAACTTTTTCCAGCTGGCGATCAAGCAGATGAAGATCAATGCACTTGTCGGCCCTACACTTGAAGTGTTCGGTTCTGTTGCCATTGCCATTGCTATTTATGTCGGGGCGCTTCAGGTCATTCATGATGAGATAACCGTAGGTACGTTCTTTGCCTTCGTCACGGCACTCTTTATGCTCTATGATCCTATTAAGGTACTGTCGAATATCCACAACCTTATTCAGGATGCTGTAGCCGCCACTGAGCGTATGAGCGAACTTTTCGAAAGTATGCCTACGATCATATCGGGAGACAAAAAACTCGAGCATATTGACAATGTTGTTTTTCATAAAGTCTCATTGGACTATGGAGAGAAAAAAGCACTTGAGAATGTAGACCTAGAAGCAGAGAAAGGGAAAGTGTATGCCCTTGTGGGTGACAGTGGTGCGGGGAAAAGCAGTTTTGTCAATCTACTGGTCCGTTTTTATGAACCGACATCAGGTGAACTGCTGATAAACGGTGTGAATATATCGGAATATACCCTTGATTCCCTTCATCAAAAGATCGCATATGTGACCCAGCGTATCTATATCTTCCAGGATACGATCCTTGCCAATGTTGCCTATGGAAGCCAGCCCGATGAAGAAGAGGTGATCAATGCACTGAAAAAAGCACAGGCCTGGGAATTCGTCAAAGAGATGGAAGAGGGCATCCATACTGTTCTGGATGAGTTTGGTGTCAATCTGAGCGGAGGCCAGAGACAGCGTATTGCCTTGGCAAGAGCACTCTACAAATCACCGGAGATCCTTATTCTTGATGAAGCGACCTCGGCACTGGATAACAAGAGTGAAAAGGCTATCCAGAAGGCACTGGAGACCATTAAGAATGAGATGATCACCTTCATTGTCGCACATAGGCTCAGTACTGTAGAAAAGGCAGATACCATTTTTCTTTTTGAAGCAGGGCAGATCATTGACAGGGGAAGCTACAATGAGCTTTTGGAGCGCTCCTCTGCCTTCAGAAGATTGGCAAACAAAGACCAATAA
- the gmhA gene encoding D-sedoheptulose 7-phosphate isomerase yields the protein MKQMIQAEFEAHRKTIDDTIEILIPVVEQASHMFIDTLQNGNKILLCGNGGSASDAQHIAAELTGRYKSERRGLPGIALTTDTSALTAISNDYGYDRVFERQVEALANKGDLLIGISTSGNSKNVIAAFKTAKELGCNCLGLSGRDGGKMNEVCDLNIVVPSNDTPRIQEMHILIGHTLCQAVDNVLS from the coding sequence ATGAAACAGATGATACAGGCTGAATTTGAAGCACACAGAAAAACCATTGATGATACGATAGAGATATTGATACCTGTCGTTGAACAGGCATCGCATATGTTCATAGATACGCTGCAGAACGGCAATAAAATACTCTTATGCGGGAACGGCGGTTCCGCCTCCGATGCACAGCATATCGCTGCAGAACTCACGGGCAGGTACAAAAGTGAAAGAAGGGGTCTTCCGGGCATTGCACTGACAACGGATACCTCGGCACTGACTGCAATATCCAATGATTATGGGTATGATCGTGTTTTTGAACGCCAGGTGGAGGCACTTGCCAACAAAGGTGATCTACTGATCGGGATCTCCACCAGCGGTAATTCTAAAAATGTCATCGCTGCTTTTAAAACAGCCAAAGAACTCGGCTGTAACTGCCTGGGTCTATCGGGGCGTGACGGCGGAAAAATGAATGAGGTATGTGACCTGAATATTGTTGTGCCTTCCAATGACACACCACGTATCCAGGAGATGCATATTCTCATAGGACATACGCTCTGCCAGGCCGTGGATAACGTCTTAAGTTAA
- the waaF gene encoding lipopolysaccharide heptosyltransferase II: protein MRLLIELPTWLGDAVMATPAIENIVEAYPECELVLFGSFLSTQLFLEHPNVTKIIVDKSRNWGNRYLNLYKYAGEIGRVDIALSFRSNFGTKFLFWFLDASQKCIYRKEKNIERHQVLRYNDFINSCLGLQTAPGNLKIHQKQMSLEKRGRKTVGINPGATYGSAKRWYPEKFAEVAISLSEQYDIVIFGGPNETDIASDIEKGLQKKNLTNYTNLAGQTNIPELIRKISELDLFITGDSGPMHVAAAFQVPTVALFGPTKDKETNQWKNPNGIIVKKEMACAPCMKRTCPLKHHECMKFIEAKDVLNAVRELT, encoded by the coding sequence ATGAGGCTATTGATTGAACTCCCCACCTGGCTTGGTGATGCAGTCATGGCTACACCGGCCATAGAAAACATTGTTGAGGCTTATCCTGAGTGTGAACTGGTACTGTTCGGCTCCTTCCTCTCCACGCAGCTTTTTCTGGAGCATCCCAATGTCACAAAGATCATAGTGGACAAAAGCCGGAACTGGGGAAACCGGTATCTGAATCTTTACAAATATGCCGGAGAGATCGGGCGGGTGGACATTGCTTTGTCATTCAGAAGCAATTTTGGTACGAAATTTCTCTTCTGGTTTCTTGATGCTTCCCAAAAATGTATCTATCGTAAAGAAAAAAATATTGAACGGCACCAGGTGCTGCGTTACAATGATTTTATCAACAGCTGTCTGGGACTGCAGACTGCCCCTGGTAACTTGAAGATCCATCAGAAGCAGATGTCCTTGGAAAAAAGGGGCAGAAAAACAGTGGGTATCAACCCCGGTGCGACCTATGGAAGTGCAAAGCGCTGGTATCCTGAAAAGTTCGCTGAGGTTGCCATTTCCCTGTCCGAGCAGTATGATATAGTGATCTTTGGCGGTCCGAATGAAACAGATATCGCTTCAGATATAGAAAAAGGGCTGCAGAAAAAAAACCTGACAAACTATACGAACCTTGCAGGACAAACGAACATCCCCGAGCTCATCAGAAAGATTTCGGAATTGGACCTTTTCATTACCGGAGACAGTGGTCCCATGCATGTGGCAGCGGCATTTCAGGTACCGACAGTGGCACTGTTCGGGCCGACAAAAGACAAAGAGACAAATCAGTGGAAAAATCCCAATGGCATTATAGTAAAAAAAGAGATGGCGTGTGCACCCTGCATGAAGCGTACCTGTCCTCTAAAACATCATGAATGTATGAAGTTCATAGAGGCAAAAGATGTACTGAACGCAGTTAGGGAGTTAACTTAA
- a CDS encoding O-antigen ligase family protein — translation MKNNIIEKFKFGSVFYSEVLNVLFVVYALLLPFSNAFSTHTGPYLLLFFWVLEGGFVRKLEKIRSEKAIWFLLLFFFINLLSLLWTTDIKEGIYILKFYFAITVVFVTMYTSMKERYLLPAIFAFLIAMFISEIVSYGVFLEWWTTKHSSPSMPTPFMHHVPYSIFLVVTIFLLLGQILNRRISLALRIFETIFLLSATANLFINGGRTGQLAFIFGLLVFVWSYFGTRLKYLFVTMLVLASLFFAAYNFSPIFHNRVHQAVSDIQKIQNNNLNSSWGSRIAMKIVSFDILMEHPIIGVGVGDTRDAYREALKQPEFKKYTFTKNVHHVHDQYLQIALQAGLLGLIPFLLFIWFLFRAKYKNPLAKSTLYAVLIVFIFSFSADVPLGNYLSGLFAFAIAFLLLRSQENIFETDHRVKDTQ, via the coding sequence ATGAAGAACAATATAATAGAAAAATTTAAATTCGGTTCTGTTTTTTATTCTGAAGTATTGAATGTACTTTTTGTTGTTTATGCACTGCTACTTCCTTTTTCCAATGCTTTTTCTACCCATACCGGTCCCTATTTGTTATTGTTCTTCTGGGTTTTGGAAGGTGGTTTTGTCAGAAAATTAGAAAAAATAAGATCGGAAAAAGCGATCTGGTTCCTTCTGCTTTTTTTCTTTATCAATCTTTTGTCTTTGTTGTGGACAACAGATATCAAAGAAGGTATTTACATTTTAAAGTTCTATTTTGCCATTACGGTTGTTTTTGTCACCATGTATACCTCAATGAAAGAACGCTATCTTCTGCCGGCCATATTTGCCTTTCTCATAGCGATGTTCATCAGTGAGATCGTATCTTACGGTGTATTTCTGGAGTGGTGGACGACGAAGCACTCTTCTCCAAGTATGCCGACACCATTTATGCATCATGTACCTTACAGTATATTTCTGGTTGTTACGATATTTCTGCTTTTGGGACAGATACTCAATAGAAGAATCTCATTGGCATTACGTATTTTTGAAACGATATTTCTGCTTTCTGCAACAGCGAATCTTTTTATTAATGGAGGACGTACCGGACAATTGGCTTTTATTTTTGGTCTGTTGGTTTTTGTATGGTCATATTTTGGTACTAGACTCAAGTATCTTTTTGTAACCATGCTGGTTCTGGCATCACTGTTTTTTGCTGCGTATAATTTTTCTCCGATATTTCACAACAGGGTCCATCAGGCTGTTTCTGATATACAGAAAATCCAGAACAACAATCTCAACAGTTCCTGGGGAAGCCGTATCGCTATGAAGATCGTCTCATTTGATATACTCATGGAGCATCCGATCATCGGTGTAGGGGTAGGTGATACACGTGATGCATATCGTGAGGCATTAAAACAGCCGGAATTTAAAAAATATACTTTTACAAAAAATGTACATCATGTACATGATCAGTATCTTCAGATCGCACTTCAGGCAGGTTTGTTGGGGTTGATCCCCTTTCTCCTTTTTATATGGTTCCTGTTCAGAGCAAAATATAAGAACCCTTTAGCCAAATCAACCCTCTATGCAGTATTGATTGTTTTTATTTTTTCATTTTCTGCCGATGTACCACTTGGAAATTATCTTTCAGGACTGTTTGCATTTGCAATAGCTTTTTTATTACTGAGAAGTCAGGAAAATATTTTTGAAACAGATCATAGAGTCAAAGATACACAATAA